The Caldanaerobius fijiensis DSM 17918 genomic interval ACATACACGAACGCACCACAAAATCAAAGCATATACCTATCCATATACCATACACGCCCATACCAAGAATTTTTCCCAAAATAAATCCTACAAGTACCCTAAAAGTCCATAAACCGGCAAAAGCAGTAAGCACGATATAAAGTATATCACCACCAGCTCTTAATGAGCCGGATATAACATTCATGATGGCCAGCATAGGTTCAATCACAGCAAATATCCTGATAACTACAGAACCCATATGTATAACCACAGGATCTGTAGAATAAAGTGCAGCCAGCTGTCTCGCAAAGATGAACATACATACCCCTATAACAGCTATAACTTTTACTGCAATACGGGTAGTCTGTCTTGCATAGTTTTCTGCAGCATCGTACTCCTTAGCGCCAAGACTTCTACCCACCAGGCTGGTGGCTGCGAGAGTAAAACCAAATATGGGCATAAATGCTATAGAGTTAGCATTCATACCTATCTGATATACAGCCATAGCCACAGTGCCCATCGTGGCAACCATGATCTGAACGACGAGAAACCCTCCCTGCATTACCAGCTGTTCCAAAGATGCAGGTAATCCTACACGCACTATCCTGCTCATCATCTTGAAATCGATTCTAATCCTATCTTTTATGCTCAAGTTTATAACCCTTTTAGCAAAATAGAGGATATACAATTGTAAAAATCCACCTATTATCCTCGCGATTGTAACCGCTATGGCCGTCCCTTTTACGCCGTAAGCAGGTACGATATACGTACCATTTATCTTTACTCCAAAGACGAGAAGTAGATTAAACAAAAGACTTATGATATTAACTATAGCGGTAATATACATAGGCGTCCTGGTGTCCCCTGCACCTCTAAGCGCTCCGCCTATGACCAGATCGATTATGACAAAAGGCAAGCCTATAAGCACGATTCTATAATAAAGCAACGCATATCGAAACACATCAGCAGAAATCCTGCCAAAAAAAAGATGAATGAGCGGAACCGCAAATATATATCCCAGCACAGTAAGCATTATAAAAATAAAGATACACATTATAAGTGATTGCATAACAGCCAGGCGAGCATTTTCATGATCCTTCTCACCGATAAGCCTGGCTACAATTACTGTGGAGCCTGTGGAAAGGCCGGCAAATACGGCCTGAAAGAAAAAAATTAAACTATTTATAGCGCCCACAGCTGCAATAGCCGCATTGCCCAGCCTACCAACAAACATGGTGGAGACAAGCCCCACCATCATTATAAGAGATTGCTCAATAATAGACGGCCACGCTAATTGCCATATTTCGTTTTTGGTACTTCTCTTCGCATAAGAAATTTCCATTAACCTCATCCCAAAATATATATTTATAATTATACAGCTCTTATATTTTTATACTAGAATCATATATTTATATAATATAAATTTTTTTGTGATATGTCAAGGTCAATGGAATCACTTTATTTTAAAATATCCCAGATCGGATCTATTTGACTTCTGCCGCGAGGCCCCAATATAATAGGTTTTATACCTGCAATTTCACAATAATATTTAAGCGCCTCTACTTTATCTCCCACAACAGCTTGAATGTGATTTGCTGGAAATACGTTTAAAAATTCATCAAAGCTGCATTCCAATCTGGCGTGAACATGAGGCCAGGTCGGATCTGTCTGCTCATTTAATGCTTTTCTCTCATCATCAGGCAAATCGAGGCTCTCTCCCTTGACTATCACCATATAAGGCTTTCCATCCCATAATCCCAATCTCGCAAAAGTCAATTCAGCGGGACCTGCATTAAATTCCACAGATGCGCCACCAGCTTTAAAGTAATATTCCAGCGCAGGATGTAAAGTTATTTTCTTAAAGTTATCCTCTGCATTCCTGCTGTATGCAGCATAAAAACTTGAATGATTACCTGAATTGCATAAATCCCATACATCCTTTTCAGGATGATATATCCTTACATCCATAAATAGCGTGGGATATCCTCCGCTTATGTACTTCAAGATCTGCATGGTCAATGCTGCATTTGCATCGGCTTCAGTTGCACAAACCGTTGGCTCCTTAGGTCCATTCCAGTCATAAGGGTCATTTAATAGCATCTCAGGTATATCGCCCAGACACACATACTCTGTCAATTCTCTCTGCCCTTTTAAACCACAAAAATCAAAGCCTTCTCTTTCATTGACTATTTTCATGGCCAGGTACAGCCTTATCTGGTTTTTCAACGTATCAGGCGTAAGCATTTTACCATCGTATAGTATTCTATCCCCCAAAAGTTCACTAAACCATTTAAAACCTTTTTCTACTTCTTTTTCATCCACTTCATTTTCCATGGTTTTTACCAGCTGCAACTGATCAATT includes:
- a CDS encoding L-fucose/L-arabinose isomerase family protein; this encodes MRSTTIGLVMMNDARPHVYKANNEENMSVLRQWAEVIKKRLVNFDGSSPEVVIGSETITSVRVAQKVGEELSRANCKQVIMCYNVWNFPYLVWPFLNSLGRDVPVLSLSNNNGKYPGNVGLLATDGALRQAGFRTHRIVGDINDEATQQKVIDWLRASQAYTTMKNEVFGLYGGHSMGMETGFYHLTQNIKTFGTTAYQIDQLQLVKTMENEVDEKEVEKGFKWFSELLGDRILYDGKMLTPDTLKNQIRLYLAMKIVNEREGFDFCGLKGQRELTEYVCLGDIPEMLLNDPYDWNGPKEPTVCATEADANAALTMQILKYISGGYPTLFMDVRIYHPEKDVWDLCNSGNHSSFYAAYSRNAEDNFKKITLHPALEYYFKAGGASVEFNAGPAELTFARLGLWDGKPYMVIVKGESLDLPDDERKALNEQTDPTWPHVHARLECSFDEFLNVFPANHIQAVVGDKVEALKYYCEIAGIKPIILGPRGRSQIDPIWDILK
- a CDS encoding MATE family efflux transporter; its protein translation is MEISYAKRSTKNEIWQLAWPSIIEQSLIMMVGLVSTMFVGRLGNAAIAAVGAINSLIFFFQAVFAGLSTGSTVIVARLIGEKDHENARLAVMQSLIMCIFIFIMLTVLGYIFAVPLIHLFFGRISADVFRYALLYYRIVLIGLPFVIIDLVIGGALRGAGDTRTPMYITAIVNIISLLFNLLLVFGVKINGTYIVPAYGVKGTAIAVTIARIIGGFLQLYILYFAKRVINLSIKDRIRIDFKMMSRIVRVGLPASLEQLVMQGGFLVVQIMVATMGTVAMAVYQIGMNANSIAFMPIFGFTLAATSLVGRSLGAKEYDAAENYARQTTRIAVKVIAVIGVCMFIFARQLAALYSTDPVVIHMGSVVIRIFAVIEPMLAIMNVISGSLRAGGDILYIVLTAFAGLWTFRVLVGFILGKILGMGVYGIWIGICFDFVVRSCMYWFRFRAGKWKYIKV